A segment of the Prochlorococcus marinus CUG1416 genome:
CGATTAGCAAAGCAAAAGAAGAAGGGCGTGAAGCAGTAATTTGTGCTAGTACTGGAAATACTTCTGCCGCTGCTGCTGCATATGCATCTAGAGGAGGATTAAAACCTTATGTCTTAATCCCAGAAGGATTTGTTGCACAAGGAAAACTTGCACAAGCTTTAATGTATGGAGCTGAGATAATATCCATTAATGGAAACTTTGATAAGGCTCTCGAAATTGTTAGAGATTTATCATCAGAACATCCTATAGAGCTTGTTAATTCTGTGAATCCATATCGAATACAAGGCCAGAAGACAGCAGCTTTTGAAATTGTTGATGACTTAGGTATTGCGCCTGATTGGCTTTGTATTCCAATGGGAAATGCAGGAAATATAACTGCTTATTGGATGGGTTTTAAAGAATATTCAAAAATAAAAAGAAATTTAAAATTACCTATTATGATGGGTTTTCAATCTGAAGGTTCTGCTCCATTAGTACAAAATATAATAGTTAAAGATCCAGAGACAATAGCAACAGCAATAAGAATTGGAAATCCTGTAAATAGAGAAAAAGCAAAAAAAGTAAAAAAAGAAAGTAAAGGAGACTTTCAATCAGTTACTGATGAAGAAATAATAAATGCTTATAAAATCCTGGCCAAAGAAGGTGT
Coding sequences within it:
- the thrC gene encoding threonine synthase, giving the protein MVLLNKIKNKLGINYRKKRWPGLIEAYKQYLPITKKTPIISLKEGNTPLIHSDSISNLIGNGTKVFLKYDGLNPTGSFKDRGMTMAISKAKEEGREAVICASTGNTSAAAAAYASRGGLKPYVLIPEGFVAQGKLAQALMYGAEIISINGNFDKALEIVRDLSSEHPIELVNSVNPYRIQGQKTAAFEIVDDLGIAPDWLCIPMGNAGNITAYWMGFKEYSKIKRNLKLPIMMGFQSEGSAPLVQNIIVKDPETIATAIRIGNPVNREKAKKVKKESKGDFQSVTDEEIINAYKILAKEGVFCEPASAASVAGLIKNKNRIQKESTIVCVLTGNGLKDPDCAIKNNDAVFRKNIEPSLKNITKILGY